AAAATGCCGAGTTAGTAATTCCAGATGGCGCGGGGGTAGTTCTGTATTTACGATGGCTGTTCTGGCAAAAAGTGCAGCGTTGTCCGGGGATTGAGCTAGCAGAAATGCTGTTGCAAGAACTGGGACAACAGCAGACAGATGCCAAAGTTTTTTTCTATGGTGGAGCATCTGGAGTAGCAGCAAAAGCCGCAGAATTTTGGCAGCAGCAAATTCCCACCTTGAATTTAGTAGGGACTAATTCTGGCTACCATAATCCAGAAGAAGAAGAGCAATTAAAACAAAGACTCACCCAATTGCAGCCACAAGTAATTTTTGTGGGTTTGGGAGTACCACGCCAAGAGTTATGGATTGCCGAAAACCGTCATTTATGCCCCCAAGCCATTTGGATTGGTGTTGGTGGTAGTTTCGATATTTGGTCAGGGATCAAAAATCGCGCTCCTGCTTGGTTAGGAAATAACAACTTGGAATGGCTGTATCGGCTGTATCAAGAACCCTGGCGTTGGCGACGAATGTTGGCTTTGCCGGAATTTGCTGTGAAAGCTTTTATTTATCGTTTGACTGCCAGGGGTGCAATATAGTGCTAAATGCTGAGTTTTATACAGGTTTTAATTGATTCATTTCACCACCAAGTCAAGATGATGGCGGGAGCCTTCTCACTGAGTTAGGTAAATTTTCATTTTTAAAGTTTCGGTTTGAGATTCCCCGCTTTTATCTGGGAATCCTGGTTTTAAGGTGAATCTCAAATCACAAACTTCCGGCTATTTAATTGCGGATATGAAAAAAGTTTAATAATGCCAGTATTAACAACCCCAAAAACTAGTGATCAATCAATTAACAAAGAAGATCACAAAACTCAACAGCCCAGTAGCAATACAGCTGCAATGGTACAATTGCGCTCTGTGACCAAAACCTATAAAAATGGCTGTCACGCCTTATTCGATGTGAATTTAGAGGTAAAAAAGAAAGAATTTTTATTGATCACAGGGCCTAGTGGTTCGGGGAAATCAACTTTGTTAAAACTCTTGTATGGTGAAGAGTTACCCACACAGGGCGATGTCATTGTTGATGATTGTGATGTGAAGAGTTTGCGAGGCGATCGCTTGTCAACATTACGGCGACGGATTGGGATTGTCTTTCAAGACTACAAATTGATTCCTCAGCGCACGGTAGCAGAAAATATCACTTTTGTGTTACAAGCTCAAGGCTATACCCGGAAAGAAATTCACCGACGTTTAGAACCAACTTTAAAGCTAGTAGGTTTACTGACTAAAGCCGATTGTTTTCCCGATCAACTTTCTGGGGGAGAACAACAACGGGTAAGTATTGCGCGGGCGATTGTCGGCACACCTCCGTTACTTTTGGCTGATGAGCCAACAGGTAACCTTGATCCTGATAATTCTTGGCAAGTTATGCAAATTCTCCAAAAGTTAAATACCTTTGGAGCTACCGTAATTGTGACTACTCATGATGAACAATTAGTGCGTCGGTGTAATCATCCAGTAGTGCAAGTCCGGAATGGAAGAGTTGATCGACAATCGCCAAACTTTCATAAACCTAAGTCGTGAGCTTAGGAATCCCCGACCGTTTACGGCGGGGAGGATGTCAAAGCCTCTTGTTGTGGCTAGTTGGAAAAATTGCCATTCTGGCAAACGCCTCAGATGGCGATGAGATGTTTTTCATCCTCTCCTGTGTTAATCTTGCTGCCAGCCTCAGTTAGAGGGAAAAATGAATTTTTCAGCGACCTAAATTAGGAATGAATCCGAACTGGCAATTTTGTAGATTGAGGGATTAAAGTTGTCACTTTGTCGGATAGTAGCGATCGCCTGCGCTCCAAGGCTTGTAAACTGTCTAAAGCAGCATCTCTGATTACTGTTTCCTGCTCTTGACTTAGTAATAGTCGCAAGCATTGAACAACTTCCTCCTGCACCTGGGAATCAACTCCCTGACTGGTGATGATTTTGGTTAATTGTCGTATGGCAATCAAACGCTTCAAGGGGTCTGGTTGTGTTAAATTAACAAATAACTGATCAAGTTTGTTTTGCTCTTGGTTTCCGTAAAAGCTGACAATTTGCCACATCAATAAAATTAAAGTTAATAACGTTCCCAAACCTTGCACAATCGTACCAGCCGCAATCCAGGAACTTTTAGAGTCAACCCAGATGGCAGCTGCCATGTATGTGCTAAGGGTGGCAATACCTCCACTACCTACCGCTAAGGCTAAACGACAATTGGGGCTGTTTAAGAACCTCCACATTTGGGATAAGCGCAGTTGCCAGTTCCATTTCTGCATTGAGTAAACTAATAACATTACCCCAACGCCAACCAGAAGCGCCAAGAGCAGTTTCCAGTTCCATAACAACATCGCCACAATAATTGTTAAAAAGCCCAGAATGCCTCCCGGCCCAGACAAAGGCTTAAAAGTTCTTTGCTTTGGGCTTCCTGACTTGAACTTTAAAAGTGACCAGTGAGGAATCTGGTTGATCCGTTGCTGCCAAGAAAATGAAGCCTTTACCACAGTGGTTACCTACTTAATTACAATAATGTTTAATCATAAATCCTTGTCTGGTAGCAATCATCAGCAAATACATTTTTTCCAAAAAGCCAAAAAAGTATCTACTTACAGCACTTCCCAGTGTTATGAGGGATAAGAACCCCACCCCCAACTCCCTCCCCGCAAGCGATGAGGGGGCTAAGAGTACCTCATATAATTGGAAATCGCTGTAATCTGACAAGGGCTAGAGTTGCAGAGTTTTTAGTTCTCCGATAATTACAATTGTGGGGTGTTTCAATCCAACAAATCAGTGCTTTGGGGTCAAGTAACTATTTGTCAAACTATCCGTCAAATTCAGTAACCATCACAGAACTTTAATCAACACCTATGTTTCAGCCACAAGGATTTGAGCAACGCTCCATAATTACCTCATTAGGTAAGATGGTTTATTATACTGCCACTAGCTCACCTTGGCAGGATGATTCGACTGCAAAACATGAGAGGGAAACTTTGGTATTCCTGCATGGCCTTGGTGGGGGATCTTCTGCCTATGAGTGGTCGAAAGTTTATCCGGCTTTTGCTGCTGAATATCGCGTTTTAGCACCAGATTTAATGGGTTGGGGTAGGTCTGAGCATCCAGCACGGAACTACATAATTGATGATTATCTGACAACGATTCAGGAGTTTATCCAGCACACTTGCACAGGGCCAGTGAAAGTGATCGCTTCTTCCCTGACAGCGGGCTTCACAATTCGAGTCGCGATCGCCCATCCTGATTT
The DNA window shown above is from Nodularia sp. LEGE 06071 and carries:
- a CDS encoding WecB/TagA/CpsF family glycosyltransferase, producing the protein MFKPLQVFSVLGIPVHVMSNYPGWLLECLQQSRGTHVVTLNAEMTMQAERNQTLAQVIQNAELVIPDGAGVVLYLRWLFWQKVQRCPGIELAEMLLQELGQQQTDAKVFFYGGASGVAAKAAEFWQQQIPTLNLVGTNSGYHNPEEEEQLKQRLTQLQPQVIFVGLGVPRQELWIAENRHLCPQAIWIGVGGSFDIWSGIKNRAPAWLGNNNLEWLYRLYQEPWRWRRMLALPEFAVKAFIYRLTARGAI
- the ftsE gene encoding cell division ATP-binding protein FtsE → MPVLTTPKTSDQSINKEDHKTQQPSSNTAAMVQLRSVTKTYKNGCHALFDVNLEVKKKEFLLITGPSGSGKSTLLKLLYGEELPTQGDVIVDDCDVKSLRGDRLSTLRRRIGIVFQDYKLIPQRTVAENITFVLQAQGYTRKEIHRRLEPTLKLVGLLTKADCFPDQLSGGEQQRVSIARAIVGTPPLLLADEPTGNLDPDNSWQVMQILQKLNTFGATVIVTTHDEQLVRRCNHPVVQVRNGRVDRQSPNFHKPKS
- a CDS encoding armadillo-type fold-containing protein, translating into MVKASFSWQQRINQIPHWSLLKFKSGSPKQRTFKPLSGPGGILGFLTIIVAMLLWNWKLLLALLVGVGVMLLVYSMQKWNWQLRLSQMWRFLNSPNCRLALAVGSGGIATLSTYMAAAIWVDSKSSWIAAGTIVQGLGTLLTLILLMWQIVSFYGNQEQNKLDQLFVNLTQPDPLKRLIAIRQLTKIITSQGVDSQVQEEVVQCLRLLLSQEQETVIRDAALDSLQALERRRSLLSDKVTTLIPQSTKLPVRIHS